In a single window of the Silvimonas iriomotensis genome:
- the coaE gene encoding dephospho-CoA kinase (Dephospho-CoA kinase (CoaE) performs the final step in coenzyme A biosynthesis.) produces the protein MRVIGLTGGAGSGKSTAARLFAELGAGVIDTDDIAHALSRPPSAALDEVRQVFGDDFIAADGTMDRARMRELVFADPAARARLEAIFHPRILDSAQSQLRALEHRHDYTLLVVPLLFETGNFLPLVSSTLVVDCPVDQQRARLAERGLDPQAIDRLLAAQLSREARLARADAVIDNNSTLEALTCQVRQLHAQFSAG, from the coding sequence ATGCGCGTGATCGGTCTGACTGGCGGAGCAGGAAGTGGCAAATCCACGGCGGCCCGCCTGTTTGCCGAACTGGGCGCCGGGGTGATCGACACCGACGACATCGCGCACGCGCTGTCGCGCCCACCTTCAGCCGCACTCGATGAAGTCCGTCAGGTCTTCGGGGATGACTTCATCGCGGCCGACGGCACCATGGATCGCGCGCGGATGCGCGAACTGGTCTTTGCTGATCCGGCCGCCCGGGCGCGGCTGGAGGCCATTTTTCATCCGCGCATTCTGGATTCGGCACAGTCACAGTTGCGGGCGCTGGAACACCGGCATGACTACACGCTGCTGGTGGTCCCGCTGCTGTTTGAAACCGGAAATTTTTTGCCACTGGTGTCCAGCACGCTGGTGGTCGATTGCCCGGTTGACCAGCAACGGGCACGCCTGGCAGAACGCGGGCTGGACCCGCAGGCCATTGACCGGCTGCTGGCAGCACAGTTGTCGCGTGAAGCGCGCCTGGCCCGTGCCGATGCGGTGATCGACAACAACAGCACCCTTGAAGCCCTGACCTGTCAGGTCAGGCAATTGCACGCTCAATTCAGCGCCGGCTGA
- a CDS encoding helix-turn-helix domain-containing protein has translation MRIGYLLYNGGTDIDQLRRHMMQKLNCQAVFVDPGPHTRRQLSMALTSMVSHDTLVIESIKQSGFSAFQFLSLLEQIDRRGATLEVASPMLSSSQPEGQQLLLDLLIRQLRSERPGNSRHLSKRRGRRPKLDADAMRQIAERLRAGLNTRDIARHMDVSIATLYRYKRLIEDNNEV, from the coding sequence GTGAGAATCGGATATCTGCTGTACAACGGGGGGACGGACATTGACCAGTTGCGTCGCCACATGATGCAAAAACTCAATTGCCAGGCGGTGTTTGTCGATCCTGGGCCGCATACGCGCCGGCAGTTGTCGATGGCGCTGACCAGTATGGTGAGTCATGACACACTGGTGATCGAGTCGATCAAGCAATCCGGCTTCAGCGCTTTCCAGTTTCTGTCCTTGCTGGAGCAGATCGACCGCCGTGGCGCGACGCTGGAAGTCGCCTCGCCCATGTTGAGCTCCAGCCAGCCTGAAGGTCAGCAGTTGCTGCTTGATCTGTTGATCCGGCAATTGCGTTCGGAACGGCCGGGCAACAGCCGTCACCTGAGCAAGCGCCGGGGTCGCCGTCCCAAACTGGATGCCGACGCCATGCGCCAGATTGCTGAGCGTTTGCGGGCCGGCCTCAATACGCGTGATATCGCGCGGCATATGGATGTCTCGATCGCCACGCTGTACCGCTACAAGCGGCTGATCGAAGACAACAACGAAGTCTGA
- the zapD gene encoding cell division protein ZapD: MISYEFPINERIRTLLRLEDIYDRTTTLAAREHPLDHHMALIGLFEIMEVASRADLKSDLLQELERQRQSLSALRHNPHISEEALERVLSDIEDTHGQLLQMTGKVGQYLRENEWLMAIKQRLAIPGGACEFDLPSYHYWRQQAPERRKADLERWLAPLMPIRHGIQIVLRLLRDSAKVSHFTARQGSFQQMSGGKTIQMLRVTLPSDLPVVPELSANRYAINVRFIQPSTSGDRTKVVEADIEFALSYCNL; this comes from the coding sequence GTGATTAGCTACGAATTTCCCATTAACGAGCGGATTCGCACCCTGCTGCGTCTGGAAGACATCTACGACCGGACAACCACGCTGGCTGCACGGGAGCATCCGCTTGACCATCACATGGCGCTGATAGGGTTGTTCGAAATCATGGAGGTGGCCAGCCGGGCCGATCTGAAATCCGATCTGCTGCAGGAACTGGAGCGTCAACGGCAGTCATTGTCGGCTTTACGCCACAATCCGCATATTTCGGAAGAAGCGCTGGAGCGGGTACTTTCCGACATAGAAGACACCCACGGCCAGCTCTTGCAGATGACCGGCAAGGTCGGCCAGTACCTGCGTGAAAACGAGTGGCTGATGGCCATCAAGCAACGCCTGGCCATTCCGGGTGGCGCTTGCGAGTTTGACCTGCCCTCTTATCACTACTGGCGTCAGCAGGCCCCGGAACGCCGCAAGGCCGATCTGGAGCGCTGGCTGGCCCCGCTGATGCCGATTCGCCACGGGATCCAGATCGTGCTGCGGCTACTGCGTGATTCGGCCAAGGTGTCGCACTTTACCGCGCGCCAGGGCTCGTTCCAGCAGATGTCCGGCGGCAAAACCATCCAGATGCTGCGTGTGACCTTGCCGTCTGATCTGCCGGTGGTGCCGGAATTATCGGCCAACCGTTATGCGATCAACGTGCGCTTTATCCAGCCGTCCACCTCGGGCGACCGGACCAAAGTGGTCGAAGCCGATATTGAATTTGCCCTGAGCTACTGCAATCTGTAA
- a CDS encoding DNA gyrase inhibitor YacG, translating into MTQSKPRLVTCPSCKKQSEYSAGNPFRPFCCERCRLIDLGSWAAENYRVPVEDDPFDESAPPRLS; encoded by the coding sequence ATGACACAAAGTAAACCACGGCTTGTCACCTGCCCGTCGTGCAAAAAGCAGAGTGAGTATTCGGCCGGAAATCCCTTCCGTCCGTTCTGCTGCGAGCGTTGCCGGCTCATTGATCTGGGCAGCTGGGCAGCCGAGAACTATCGCGTCCCGGTTGAGGACGATCCCTTCGACGAATCCGCTCCGCCACGCCTGTCATAA
- the pilB gene encoding type IV-A pilus assembly ATPase PilB: MSTTTAPISGLARLLVQHGRLAEADIEAIHGAAGDGKSSFIEQLIQSRKMTGKEVAEFSSQAFGYPLLDLDQIDDSYIPQGVLDPKLMTAQRIVPLYKRGTRLFIGISDITNLQALEEVRFQTGQQIEPIIVEDGKLLTLQAKLVEASGASIKDLQVNESDLDLQGGEEEQQQEVNTVDVDDAPVVKYIQKILLDAIKAEASDIHFEPYEKFYRIRYRQDGILREVAQPPLAIKEKIASRIKVISKLDIAEKRVPQDGRMKLVLSRTRAIDFRVSTLPTLHGEKICIRILDPSSATLGIDALGYDPDQKEALLHAINRPYGMVLVTGPTGSGKTVSLYTCLNILNVPGTNISTAEDPAEINLAGVNQVNVNEKAGLTFAVALKAFLRQDPDIIMVGEIRDLETADIAIKAAQTGHMVFSTLHTNDAPTTLTRMLNMGVAPFNVASSVILITAQRLGRRLCSSCKQPADIPHEALLDAGFTEADLDGSWTPYKPVGCDICKGTGYKGRVGIYQVMPISDEMNRIIMKNGTAIDIADQAQREGVRDLRRSGLIKVKLGVTSLEEIMAITNE; the protein is encoded by the coding sequence ATGTCTACCACTACTGCCCCCATTTCCGGCCTGGCGCGTTTGCTGGTTCAGCACGGGCGACTGGCTGAAGCCGATATCGAAGCCATTCACGGCGCCGCTGGCGACGGCAAATCGTCTTTTATCGAGCAATTGATCCAGAGCAGGAAAATGACCGGCAAGGAAGTCGCCGAGTTTTCCTCACAGGCATTCGGCTATCCGCTGCTGGATCTGGACCAGATTGACGACAGCTACATTCCGCAAGGCGTCCTTGATCCCAAGTTGATGACGGCCCAGCGCATTGTGCCGCTGTACAAGCGTGGAACCCGGCTGTTCATCGGTATTTCTGACATCACCAATCTGCAGGCGCTGGAAGAAGTCCGCTTCCAGACAGGCCAGCAGATCGAACCGATCATTGTCGAAGACGGCAAGCTGCTGACCCTGCAGGCCAAACTGGTTGAAGCCTCGGGCGCCAGCATCAAGGACCTGCAAGTCAACGAGTCCGACCTTGACCTGCAAGGTGGTGAAGAAGAGCAGCAGCAGGAAGTCAACACAGTCGACGTCGATGATGCCCCGGTCGTCAAATACATCCAGAAAATCCTGCTTGATGCGATCAAGGCGGAAGCCTCTGACATTCACTTCGAGCCCTATGAGAAGTTCTACCGCATCCGTTACCGGCAGGACGGCATCTTGCGTGAAGTGGCCCAGCCGCCACTGGCGATCAAGGAAAAGATCGCTTCCCGGATCAAGGTGATCTCCAAACTCGATATTGCCGAAAAACGCGTCCCGCAAGATGGCCGGATGAAGCTGGTACTGTCCCGCACCCGCGCCATCGACTTCCGGGTATCGACCCTGCCCACGCTGCACGGCGAGAAGATTTGTATCCGTATTCTTGACCCGTCATCCGCCACGCTGGGGATTGATGCGCTCGGCTACGATCCGGACCAGAAAGAGGCCCTGCTGCATGCCATCAACCGGCCGTATGGCATGGTGCTGGTCACCGGCCCGACCGGCTCGGGCAAAACGGTGTCGCTGTATACCTGCCTGAACATCCTGAATGTGCCGGGCACCAATATTTCGACGGCGGAAGACCCTGCTGAAATCAACCTGGCGGGCGTCAACCAGGTCAACGTGAATGAAAAAGCCGGTCTGACCTTTGCGGTCGCGCTCAAGGCGTTCCTGCGGCAGGATCCGGACATCATCATGGTCGGTGAAATCCGTGACCTTGAAACCGCCGATATCGCGATCAAGGCGGCGCAGACGGGTCACATGGTGTTCTCTACCCTGCACACCAACGACGCGCCCACCACATTGACGCGGATGTTGAACATGGGCGTTGCGCCGTTCAACGTCGCTTCGTCGGTGATCCTGATTACCGCCCAGCGTCTGGGCCGTCGTTTGTGCTCAAGCTGCAAGCAGCCCGCGGACATTCCGCACGAGGCACTGCTGGACGCCGGTTTTACCGAAGCAGACCTCGATGGCAGCTGGACACCCTACAAACCTGTGGGTTGTGACATCTGTAAAGGTACCGGCTATAAGGGCCGCGTGGGCATTTATCAGGTCATGCCGATCTCGGACGAAATGAACCGTATCATTATGAAAAACGGCACGGCGATCGATATTGCGGACCAGGCACAACGTGAAGGCGTGCGCGATCTGCGTCGATCCGGCCTGATCAAAGTGAAGCTGGGTGTGACATCGCTTGAAGAAATCATGGCGATCACCAACGAATAA
- a CDS encoding HlyC/CorC family transporter: protein MDDIPSGELVIALIICLFSSAFFSASETAMMAVNRFRLKALAQQGNRGALLTLKLLEHTDRLLGVILLGNTLINTATATLATLITTRFFADNHFALGAATLLVAFAILVFSEATPKVIAATHPDRSALLASYPLTVMLRIFYPAVWFINLFVHGMLRLLHLQGKKHDHGSLRPEELRMLVLESGRFMEKKHHAILVNLFELTNITVDDVMTPRHQIEALDLSAEQEELARQLYTCHHTRLPVFEDNPDNMVGILHTRKALSLSEDELTGNTLRTLIRPPYFIPSGTPLFTQLQNFQENRRRIGLVVDEYGELRGLVTLEDILEQIIGEFTTNAPSAGSRLEKQSDGSYLLDGSMSLRELNRKLKRNFPLDGPKTLNGLVLEYFEDIPDAGTCLAIAGERLEIVQTQDRSIKVIRLYPLATTH, encoded by the coding sequence TTGGACGACATCCCTTCAGGTGAGCTGGTCATTGCCCTGATCATCTGCCTGTTCAGTTCCGCTTTTTTCTCCGCTTCAGAAACCGCCATGATGGCGGTGAACCGTTTTCGCCTGAAGGCGCTGGCCCAACAGGGCAATCGCGGCGCCCTGCTCACCCTCAAGTTACTGGAACACACTGATCGGCTGCTCGGCGTGATCTTGCTGGGTAACACGCTGATCAACACCGCCACGGCTACGCTGGCAACATTGATCACCACGCGCTTCTTTGCCGACAATCATTTCGCGCTGGGTGCAGCCACCTTGCTGGTGGCCTTTGCCATTCTGGTGTTCTCCGAGGCGACCCCGAAGGTCATTGCCGCAACACACCCTGACCGCTCTGCATTGCTAGCCAGCTACCCGCTGACCGTGATGCTGCGCATCTTTTATCCGGCGGTCTGGTTCATCAATCTGTTTGTGCACGGCATGCTGCGGCTATTGCATCTGCAAGGCAAAAAACACGATCACGGCAGCCTGCGACCGGAAGAATTGCGCATGCTGGTGCTTGAATCCGGCCGCTTCATGGAAAAGAAGCACCACGCCATTCTGGTCAACCTGTTTGAGCTGACCAATATCACGGTTGATGACGTGATGACGCCGCGACACCAGATCGAGGCACTGGATCTGTCCGCCGAACAAGAAGAACTGGCGCGCCAGTTATATACCTGTCACCACACCCGTTTGCCGGTATTTGAAGACAATCCGGACAACATGGTCGGTATTTTGCATACCCGCAAAGCGCTCTCGCTCAGTGAAGATGAGCTGACCGGCAATACCTTGCGCACCTTGATCCGGCCGCCTTATTTCATTCCGTCAGGCACGCCGCTCTTTACCCAATTGCAGAATTTCCAGGAAAACCGCCGCCGGATCGGCCTTGTGGTCGATGAATATGGTGAATTGCGTGGGCTGGTGACACTGGAAGATATTCTTGAGCAGATTATTGGCGAATTCACCACCAATGCACCGTCCGCCGGATCACGTCTGGAAAAGCAATCCGACGGCAGCTATTTGCTGGATGGCTCCATGAGCCTGCGTGAACTCAACCGCAAGCTCAAACGCAATTTCCCGCTGGATGGCCCCAAGACCCTCAACGGGCTGGTGCTGGAATATTTTGAGGATATTCCGGATGCAGGCACTTGCCTTGCCATTGCCGGAGAAAGACTGGAAATTGTCCAGACCCAGGATAGAAGTATCAAAGTAATTCGTTTGTATCCACTGGCCACGACGCATTGA
- a CDS encoding type II secretion system F family protein, translating to MATSTARPSSRQQQLKVKEYTYSWEGKDRNGKIIKGESRASGEAVIKTHLRRQGINVIRVKRQRVGSGKKITDEDITMFTRQLSTMLKSGVPLLLSFDIVAKGHSNPSVTKLLLDIKAEIEAGSSMTQAFRKHPKYFDALYCNLLQAGEQAGILDTLLARLATYKEKMLSVKKKIKSAMFYPTAVIVAAFIITAVIMIFVIPAFKDLFSSFGADLPGPTLLVMAISDYFVHYWWLIFGVIFGGIWGFKRLWARSEAVQIAIDRWVLKLPVLGEIMRNSVLARWSRTLSTMFAAGVPLVESLESVGGAAGNYIYRQATRKIQTEVATGTSLTSAMQNVNVFPNMVLQMTAIGEESGSLDSMLGKVADYYEEEVDNAVEALSSLMEPIIMVVLGTLIGGLVVAMYLPIFKMGQAVG from the coding sequence ATGGCGACAAGTACTGCCCGACCGTCATCCAGGCAGCAACAGCTCAAGGTCAAGGAATACACCTATAGCTGGGAAGGCAAGGATCGCAACGGCAAGATCATCAAGGGCGAGAGCCGTGCCAGCGGCGAGGCTGTGATCAAGACGCACCTGCGCCGTCAGGGCATCAACGTCATCCGTGTCAAACGCCAGCGCGTTGGCAGCGGCAAGAAGATCACGGATGAAGATATCACCATGTTCACCCGCCAGCTGTCGACCATGCTCAAGTCGGGCGTGCCGCTGCTGTTGTCGTTCGATATCGTGGCCAAGGGCCACAGCAATCCGTCAGTGACCAAGCTCTTGCTTGATATCAAGGCCGAGATTGAAGCGGGTTCGTCCATGACGCAGGCTTTCCGCAAGCATCCCAAGTACTTTGATGCCTTGTACTGCAACCTGCTGCAGGCCGGTGAACAGGCCGGTATTCTGGATACGTTGCTGGCACGCCTGGCGACGTACAAAGAAAAAATGCTGTCGGTGAAAAAGAAGATCAAATCCGCCATGTTCTACCCGACGGCGGTGATCGTGGCGGCCTTCATCATTACCGCCGTGATCATGATTTTCGTGATTCCGGCGTTCAAGGATCTGTTCTCCAGTTTCGGCGCCGATTTGCCGGGCCCGACGCTGTTGGTGATGGCGATCTCGGATTATTTTGTCCACTACTGGTGGCTGATTTTCGGCGTCATCTTTGGCGGCATCTGGGGCTTCAAACGCCTGTGGGCCCGTTCGGAAGCGGTGCAGATCGCCATTGACCGCTGGGTGCTGAAACTGCCGGTGCTGGGCGAGATCATGCGTAATTCGGTGCTGGCGCGCTGGAGCCGTACGCTCTCGACCATGTTCGCCGCCGGTGTGCCGCTGGTGGAGTCGCTGGAGTCCGTGGGCGGTGCGGCCGGTAACTACATTTATCGCCAGGCAACGCGCAAGATCCAGACAGAAGTCGCGACCGGTACCAGCCTGACTTCGGCCATGCAGAACGTGAACGTCTTCCCCAATATGGTCTTGCAGATGACGGCCATCGGTGAAGAGTCCGGTTCGCTCGATTCCATGCTGGGCAAGGTTGCCGACTACTACGAAGAAGAAGTGGATAACGCGGTGGAAGCGCTGTCCAGCTTGATGGAGCCAATCATCATGGTCGTTCTGGGCACCTTGATTGGCGGCCTCGTGGTAGCGATGTATCTGCCCATCTTCAAAATGGGTCAGGCGGTCGGCTAA
- a CDS encoding GNAT family N-acetyltransferase, with amino-acid sequence MLQTQNTAPATKKRRLTVTLAQHEDAVRAAQALRYRVFADEMGARIHTREAGLDQDLFDAYCDHLLVQNEDTGEVVGTYRILPPHQARKLGSYYSDTEFDLTRLSHIRSQIVEIGRSCVHPDYRTGATITLLWSGLAAYMRERNYRYLVGCASVSLADGGHTAASIYNKLAETAMGPVEWRVFPRCPLPLAALNQKLDVEIPALIKGYLRAGAQLCGTPAWDPDFNTADLFLLLSMHQVDDRYARHFMR; translated from the coding sequence ATGCTCCAGACTCAAAATACCGCACCGGCCACCAAAAAGCGTCGTCTGACCGTGACGCTGGCACAGCATGAAGATGCGGTCCGCGCAGCACAGGCCTTGCGCTACCGCGTCTTTGCCGACGAAATGGGCGCCCGCATTCACACCCGCGAGGCCGGCCTTGATCAAGACCTGTTTGATGCCTACTGCGACCATTTGCTGGTGCAGAACGAAGACACCGGCGAAGTCGTCGGCACCTATCGCATTCTGCCGCCGCACCAGGCCCGCAAACTGGGCAGCTATTACTCCGATACCGAATTTGACCTGACCCGTCTGTCGCACATCCGCTCGCAGATCGTCGAGATCGGCCGTTCCTGCGTGCACCCGGATTACCGCACCGGCGCGACCATCACCTTGCTGTGGAGCGGTCTGGCCGCCTACATGCGTGAACGCAACTACCGCTACCTGGTGGGTTGCGCCAGCGTCTCGCTGGCCGATGGTGGTCACACTGCCGCCAGCATCTACAACAAGCTGGCTGAAACTGCGATGGGCCCGGTGGAATGGCGCGTGTTCCCGCGTTGCCCGCTGCCCCTGGCTGCGCTGAACCAGAAGCTGGATGTGGAAATCCCGGCGCTGATCAAGGGTTATCTGCGTGCGGGTGCCCAGCTGTGCGGCACCCCGGCCTGGGACCCAGATTTCAACACGGCTGACCTGTTCCTGTTGCTGTCCATGCATCAGGTTGACGACCGCTACGCACGCCATTTCATGCGCTGA
- a CDS encoding lysophospholipid acyltransferase family protein gives MSLTRTALRISRLSRFALHLTRALYVGSVRFPRLSQQQRIDYTHWWSMRLAQILGITVRVQGIAPGRYPPNHLLLSNHISWLDIFILNAVTVSRFVAKSEIREWPLIGRLCCHTGTLFIEREKKRDAHRVNNAMIEALQSEHCVAVFPEGTTSDGSRILPFRSSLMQAALDSHATIQPVYLRYTDADGNYNPIPAYIDDMSIVSSLWQILGARGLHAEINFLAPFPADHADRRHLTQFVESRISAAHRALNEGDGNCDALFAPVSPANCAPAEACSQDNPSDLEENLAARHIPV, from the coding sequence ATGTCGCTTACCCGTACTGCGCTGCGTATCAGCCGCCTTTCCCGTTTTGCCCTGCATCTGACACGTGCACTGTACGTGGGTTCTGTGCGTTTTCCGCGTCTGAGCCAGCAACAACGCATCGACTACACCCACTGGTGGTCCATGCGGCTGGCGCAGATCCTGGGCATTACGGTGCGCGTGCAAGGCATTGCCCCTGGCCGTTACCCGCCCAATCACCTGTTGCTGTCCAACCACATTTCCTGGCTGGATATCTTCATCCTTAACGCGGTGACGGTGTCGCGTTTTGTTGCCAAGTCTGAAATCCGCGAATGGCCGCTGATCGGGCGTCTGTGCTGCCATACCGGCACACTGTTTATTGAGCGCGAGAAAAAACGCGATGCCCATCGCGTCAACAACGCCATGATCGAGGCCTTGCAGTCCGAGCATTGCGTTGCGGTCTTCCCGGAAGGCACCACGTCTGACGGCTCGCGCATTCTGCCGTTCCGTTCGTCGCTGATGCAGGCCGCACTCGATAGCCATGCCACGATCCAGCCGGTGTATCTGCGCTACACCGATGCAGATGGCAACTACAATCCGATCCCGGCGTATATCGACGATATGTCGATTGTCAGTTCGCTGTGGCAGATTCTGGGCGCGCGCGGTTTGCATGCAGAGATCAACTTCCTGGCGCCGTTTCCGGCGGACCACGCTGACCGCCGCCATCTGACGCAGTTTGTCGAGTCCCGTATTTCGGCGGCGCATCGTGCCCTGAATGAAGGGGATGGCAATTGCGACGCGCTGTTTGCACCGGTCAGCCCGGCCAATTGCGCGCCGGCTGAAGCCTGTTCGCAAGACAATCCGTCTGATCTGGAAGAAAACCTGGCCGCCCGGCATATCCCGGTGTAA
- a CDS encoding prepilin peptidase, with the protein MHDYALLFSQNPLLFGGFCLLLGLLVGSFLNVVIHRLPRMIEAQFRLECAALDLPPEEPLPQPETRYNLVVPRSACPTCGHQISALENIPVLSWLALGGKCRGCRSPISIRYPAVELLTGLMTAFTGMHLGFGLHAIAAIVITWALIALFFIDADTYLLPDSITLPLMWAGMLFNLGDQGFTSLSSSVIGAAAGYLVLWSVFWLFKLATGKEGMGYGDFKLLAALGAWFGWQSLPVIVLLSSVAGALIGMTMVMAAKRGFGKPMPFGPYLALAGWGMLIWGPQLQALLFGNLLF; encoded by the coding sequence ATGCACGATTATGCTTTGCTGTTTTCCCAAAACCCGCTGCTGTTCGGCGGGTTTTGTTTGCTTCTGGGTTTGCTGGTTGGCAGCTTTCTCAATGTGGTGATTCACCGCTTGCCCCGGATGATCGAGGCGCAATTTCGTCTGGAATGCGCCGCCCTGGATTTGCCGCCGGAAGAGCCGCTGCCGCAACCCGAGACGCGCTACAACCTTGTCGTGCCGCGCTCGGCCTGCCCCACTTGCGGCCATCAGATCAGTGCGCTGGAGAACATTCCGGTGCTCAGCTGGCTGGCCCTGGGTGGCAAATGCCGCGGCTGCCGCTCCCCGATCAGTATCCGTTACCCTGCGGTTGAATTGCTGACCGGCCTGATGACGGCGTTTACTGGCATGCATCTGGGCTTTGGCCTGCATGCCATTGCGGCGATCGTCATCACCTGGGCGCTGATTGCGCTGTTCTTCATTGATGCCGATACCTATCTGTTGCCTGACAGCATCACTCTGCCCTTGATGTGGGCCGGCATGCTGTTCAACCTGGGTGATCAGGGCTTCACCAGCCTGTCTTCGTCCGTGATCGGTGCGGCGGCGGGTTATCTCGTGCTCTGGAGCGTCTTCTGGTTGTTCAAGCTGGCGACCGGCAAAGAAGGCATGGGCTATGGCGATTTCAAACTGCTGGCGGCGCTGGGCGCCTGGTTTGGTTGGCAAAGCCTGCCGGTGATCGTGCTGCTCTCTTCCGTTGCCGGCGCGCTGATCGGCATGACGATGGTGATGGCGGCAAAACGCGGCTTTGGCAAACCCATGCCGTTCGGCCCGTATCTGGCACTGGCAGGCTGGGGCATGCTGATCTGGGGCCCGCAGCTGCAAGCGCTGTTGTTCGGCAACCTTCTTTTCTGA
- a CDS encoding symmetrical bis(5'-nucleosyl)-tetraphosphatase has translation MARYVIGDIQGCFEELTLLLDKLEFDASRDRLWLVGDLVNRGPQSLEVLRWIMGQGSAVQTVLGNHDLHLLAVAAGIAKRKAGDTLDAILDHPQCAAFCEWLRYQPLMLDLGDALLVHAGVWPGWNKEKALEAAAAVEATLRGEQWRAFLEDMYGSQPAHWSDAKNKTERLRFTVNACTRMRFVDKDLNLQLKYKGELDQAPAGLQPWFAAQGRKRTPRVLCGHWSALGLRMNDEVWATDTGCIWGGQLTAVNLDTAAVIQQPALRSYQEVAAE, from the coding sequence ATGGCGCGTTATGTAATCGGAGACATCCAAGGCTGTTTTGAAGAATTGACCCTGTTGCTGGACAAGCTGGAATTTGACGCCAGCCGTGACCGCCTGTGGCTGGTCGGGGATCTCGTCAACCGCGGTCCGCAGTCGCTGGAGGTGCTGCGCTGGATCATGGGGCAGGGCAGCGCGGTGCAAACGGTGCTGGGCAATCACGATCTGCACCTGCTGGCGGTGGCCGCCGGCATTGCCAAACGCAAGGCGGGCGATACGCTGGATGCCATTCTGGATCATCCGCAATGTGCCGCGTTCTGTGAGTGGCTGCGCTACCAGCCGCTGATGCTGGATCTGGGCGATGCGCTGCTGGTGCATGCCGGCGTCTGGCCAGGCTGGAACAAGGAAAAAGCGCTGGAAGCCGCCGCCGCGGTCGAGGCCACCTTGCGTGGCGAGCAATGGCGCGCGTTTCTGGAAGACATGTACGGCAGCCAGCCCGCGCACTGGAGCGACGCCAAAAACAAGACCGAGCGCTTGCGCTTTACCGTCAACGCCTGCACTCGCATGCGGTTTGTCGACAAAGACCTGAACCTGCAGCTCAAGTACAAGGGTGAGCTGGATCAGGCCCCGGCCGGCTTGCAGCCCTGGTTTGCAGCGCAAGGACGCAAGCGCACGCCGCGTGTGCTGTGCGGTCACTGGTCGGCGCTGGGCTTGCGCATGAATGATGAGGTCTGGGCAACCGACACCGGCTGTATCTGGGGTGGTCAACTGACTGCCGTGAACCTGGATACCGCCGCGGTGATCCAGCAACCGGCACTGCGCAGCTATCAGGAAGTCGCCGCCGAATAA
- a CDS encoding cytochrome C assembly family protein, whose product MSWLALIALFIYLTLGWHFCRTRLAGRGVIHTGAETALLLLALAVHGLALWPQLAAPPLHFGAAEALSMIAWLALITYLLGHLAFPLEGLQPPVMGLTVVLLGLSLLLPPGHVLTYAQNGVSRLHFLAAMLAYGLFTNATGVAILMRLADRRLHHASASLLVQKLPPLLALERLLFACISVGFLLLTIALVTGITFSEEIFGRALEFNHKIVLSVAAWAVYGLLLLGRRLRGWRGRVATLWTTTGFFLLILGYIGSRFVLDVILHKPGIG is encoded by the coding sequence GTGTCCTGGCTTGCGTTGATCGCCTTGTTCATTTATCTGACCCTGGGTTGGCATTTTTGCCGTACCCGCCTGGCTGGACGCGGGGTCATTCACACCGGCGCAGAGACTGCGCTGCTGCTGTTGGCGCTGGCCGTGCACGGCCTTGCGTTGTGGCCGCAACTGGCTGCCCCGCCGTTGCATTTTGGCGCCGCAGAAGCGCTGTCGATGATTGCCTGGCTAGCCCTGATTACCTATCTGCTGGGTCATCTAGCCTTTCCGCTGGAAGGTCTGCAACCGCCCGTCATGGGATTAACGGTGGTGTTGCTTGGGCTGAGCCTGTTGCTGCCACCCGGCCATGTCCTTACCTATGCGCAAAATGGTGTATCGCGCCTGCATTTCCTGGCCGCGATGCTGGCTTATGGTCTTTTTACCAATGCCACCGGTGTCGCCATCCTGATGCGCCTGGCTGACCGCCGCCTGCATCACGCCTCTGCCAGCCTGCTGGTCCAGAAGTTGCCGCCCTTGCTGGCGCTGGAACGCCTGTTGTTTGCCTGCATCAGTGTCGGCTTTTTGCTGCTGACCATTGCACTGGTGACCGGCATTACCTTCAGCGAGGAAATCTTTGGCCGGGCGCTGGAGTTCAACCACAAGATCGTGCTGTCGGTGGCCGCCTGGGCGGTATACGGGCTGTTGCTGCTGGGCCGCCGTTTGCGCGGCTGGCGCGGCCGTGTTGCCACGCTGTGGACAACAACCGGCTTCTTCCTGTTGATCCTGGGCTATATCGGCAGCCGCTTTGTGCTGGATGTGATTCTGCACAAGCCCGGCATTGGTTGA